In Lolium rigidum isolate FL_2022 chromosome 3, APGP_CSIRO_Lrig_0.1, whole genome shotgun sequence, the genomic window CATCTTGCCAACAAATTGGTCCAATTGATTTATCTTCAAAGGAGCCTTCCTCAAACATGAAAGAAGTAGAAGTGCATTGTTAAATCTCGTGTTCCTACTTTTTTGTGTCAAATTCGAGTGCAAGTTTTGACACGACTTACTTGGAAGTAGGAAAACGGAGTGAATAAATCTGAAATTGTTCATGCTCACCTAAGATTCTTAACACGGTATAGTTAGCCTAAGGGAGCCGAATCGTTCATGTTGGAGCTTCAGCAATGAGCACCAGGCGAACCAGTAGCAGGGAGCCCAACGACTGTTTGGCACAGGCCCTCGCCATCCTGGACATGAAGGACAATCTCGgttgaagatattattatctcagATGCTACCCTGAGTCAACAATGGTTGGATCATGGTCCACAGGAATAGCATTTGCATGTGCCTCGCCTACAGACCCTTGAGAAATTCCCACGTTAATTAGGGAAACACTTGACCATCTAAAAGAAGTAGGCCGGAGTACAAAACAGCAAAAACACATTCCAACTTCAAAGAAGTGGATCTTTGTaagataacagttaactcatttcGGTTTTTACCCATTTGATTACAAAGAGGTTTGTTATACATGAATTACAAACAGAATTGCATGATTCACCCAATTGGGTATACCGACCTATACACATCATCTGATATATCTCTTTCATGGACAGTGCAAAACTTGCATCCGTGACATCCTGTGGACAAAGCTTGAACGGTTCAACAGGCCACCGCCAGGCTGATGCCCGAGTACCCATCTACACGCGGCGGAGAGCCGGCGAGGTCTTGTCATCTAGGGCATGTCAATGGAGATGACACAGTTCTCTTCTAGGACAAAAAACCTGATGAACTCCTGCAATCATTGACCTGAGCTACAGGGACGTAGACAACATCGATCAGCGAGCTGCGGGTTCGGCCATAGAAGATGTACATGAGAACACCTATCAGCAGCCATATGCTGACTCTCATCCATGCATCTCCGCTGAAAACCACATTGCAGATGATTAATAAAGGGGGGAAAGGGAGTGAAATAAACATCTAATTACGTGCACAAAATGGATCATTTGGAACAGAACTAACCCCAGGTTTATCAACAGATAGGTGTTTATGAGGATACACAGGACAGGTAGGAATGGAACGAATGGGCATGTGAATCCTGCAGAAAAGGCATCATCGGGAAGGTTTTTATTCAGTTTTTTTTTCAATCTCTTCgaccaaaagaaaaaaacagaggaTAATAAAGTACAGGCAGTTTAATATACCTCCAGCATGACCAAAAGAGTGTCTGCCATCATCTTGATCGATCGAGCACAATATTCCAAGACTAGCTATCAGGAGCAGACCCCCAATGATGCAGCCAATGCAAAGCGGGAGACTGACAATAAGAAACAAACATGTATTTATTAGAGCAATGATTCATATCTTTCAAACAAGTGAAACAGCCATATGCATACTTACAAAGGTAGCCATGTGGCAGAAGCTGAAGATGTGAGGACTAGAACTCCTAGACAGACAGATCCTATGCTGAAAGCAGCTATCCTTCGACGTTTCATCTCATCCATCGTGCCTAATATATTATAAGAAAATATAATTCCTTACGGTTAGCTGAAGAAGTACCATTTGTGGGGAAAATGTTACAGCTAGTTTAAATTAAAGCAACTGTGTGCATACTACCTGTATATTGCTTCTTCTCGAGAAGAGGGTCCTTCATTGATTCTTCCACAATCAAATCCTTTATTTGAGACTTGTTGCAGATCTCATCTCCCAGTAGATCTCTACCCTTTTCCTCATCATACTCTTGGTTCAAATGGGATGATTCTTGCAGAGATGATGGCAGGGGGGCGTCATCCGGAggaacatatctgagtatcaagatcgatactgcaactatggtgaaCGCAAGGAGTGTGCCTATACTGACCTGCAACACTCAAgcatttaattctctcttcatatTACATCTATGCAGTGATTATATGCATGCATATATTTTTACAGAGTGCGACAGTTAATTTTTGTGTGTAGAAGACTATCAAAATATGCAAAAGATAAAGTTTGATGGTTCCTTACCATTCCTGCCAACTGGGAAACATCCATGAAAAAAGCCAGGGCAGCAGCACATATGCCAGCCGCAATTGTGCCCTTGACAGGTACTTGTGTCTGCTTGTTAACATCAGAGAAGAAAGATGGCAATAGTCCATCTCGTGCCATGGCCATCAGTATTCTGGGCTGTGAGAAACAACATTCACGTACTTTAGCACCTATTCTAGAAGTATTCAGCTTCAACAAGCTATACAGCTAGGTTCATCTATGACCTATGTACTCAGGAATAGTAGCTGCCCTTAGACTGACAATTCTATATATAAACTGAATGTTATAGTGTAGACTGCTGAATCCATGAGTGTAAAGTCTAATCAAATATAACTGTTTAAGATACTTGAGACTATCAAGAGTTTGAAACACACATCAAATGGTGTGTTTGCATACCTGTGGAAGAAGTGAGCCCATCAAGGTTGAACACAGTGCAAGAACAGCACCACTTGTCACAACATACCTAAAATAAGCAAAAGCACGACAGTGAATAATTCGGTCAGAAGCATGTTATAAGACCATTGTAGGTAAGTGGCTAAACAAAAGGGAAGTTGAGTCCTTACATTGCCCACTGCATTCCATGTTTTGCAAAGGCAGATGAAATAGGTGTATCTGGATCCATGGCGGAATATGGTACAATCCCAACAATAACAACGGAGACCATCATGTACAACAAACAGCAAATTGACAATGCTGCTCCTATTCCCAGTGGTAGATCTCGTTGAGGATTCTTTACCTGCAGAGGTAAAAAAAATCAACAACTCCATAAAGGAAGTGGAGAAAGTTACTAAGTAGGACCTTCTTTACCTCCTCAGCAGTACTAGCTACTGTATCGAAGCCTATGTATGCAAAGAAAACAGTTGCTGATCCAGCAAGCACTCCATTCACTCCGTATGGAAAGTACCTGAAAATTTTAGCTGTGTGATTTTACTAGCAATCAATGTGCAGGATGCAGAGTACCAAATGGTTTCAGGGTACATACCCGTCAGTAACCTTATAGCCATCCCAACCAATCTGGAAGCCAATGTAACAACCAGCTACAATCACAAATAGCATCACACAAGCATTCAGAGTTGTTACAATTCCTTGTACAAATGAGCTCTGCAAGAAATTCAGATAGAACAATCATTAATGTCACTATATTAGGGTAAAAAACAGTTCACCTTATGACCTGAGCAAAGTGCTAACCTCTTTAATCCCCAGGCACAACAAAGCAGAGACAACTAAAACAAGAGCAGCAGCACAGGGATCAACAATAACATCAAACCATGGAAGTTGATGGCGTGCTAAAATCCACGGTAGGCTATCTGGTCCTCCAAAAAACAATGCCTGACAAGAGAAATGCAGTTTATAAAAATCAAGAATATAGCAAGCGAGCACTGATCAAAATTCCACAGAGCAAGGTAGATCGCACTTACTAAATTGGGGGATATGCCACGGGCAACAGCAGATCCGCCAATAGTGTATTCCAGCACTAAAGCCCAGCCAATCAGCCAGGCAACACTAGATAAATAAAACATGTGAACCATATTAGATCATCCAAGCCATATGTTTGTAGGACCTTAAGTGTAACACAGTAACAAGAAAGCATTATATGCACGGGGCCAGTTATTTACCCTTCGCCAACACAGACATATGTATAATGATAGGCGCTTCCAGCAGAGGGGCAACGGCTAGCAAGCTCGGCATAACAGAATGCTGAAAGTGCAGCGGCTATTCCAGCTATCAGAAATGAAACCGTCAATGCTGGACCAGTGTGCTCCCTAGCAACTGTTCCCACAAGAACATATACTCCAGCTCCAATCGTTGAACCAACTCCTGGTAGATAAGGCAAGGGTTCATTAACAATCACAAATATGTCATAGGCAATCCATATAAGCCCCCCATGAAGTgcaaaaataaattttattgACTTCAAAATCTGAAACATCAGGCTCTATTTGGCACCGTGAGGGATTATGGTAAATTGATAATGCCATTTGTCTTTGCATATCTTACCATTTGTTTAACAAAACTTTTCATACTTCTGTGGCTGTTTCATTTCAGCTAAAAAATAAGTTCAGCGACCACAATCTTAAGCAAACGAGCGTACAAGTAGATAATACACCACGCCGGTGGAACTATGCCTTAAACTAATTTACTGCAAATGATCATGATATCATCAAAATCGCAGGATGAGGGCAACCACATTTGAGAGGGGCCAACCAACAACGACCTCTTATTGTTTTTAGCTATTACTCTGTATTGATTTATACTTAACAAGTAAAAGTGAAACAACTACCCAAAATAGAACTTCTGCCACACACACACGGAAGTGTAGTTGATACTCATCTGAACGTTTGTCACAGGCTAATACTGATACAACTATCCAAAAAACTAAAGTACATCCTGATTTATTTTATCTACTAGTTCAAAAAAGACAAAGAGTACCAAGGCAAGTTTTTTCTTTCTGTTATTATTTCAGAACGAAGAACAAATCAAAAATCCCCAATTAAATTCTCAAGTTTTTATGCGCCTATCCCAGAGTAAAAAAAAAGGAAGATTTTATATACTGTAAATAAGCACAATAAAcaaaagtattatctccaaatctaGCAGTTCCATTGACCCAAAAGACAACTGAATTTGACAGCATTCACCATAAACTAAACTAACTCCACCACCACGAAACTCGTAGTACCACTGAAGTTTCTCGGTCCCAAAAATCCACAAAATACTTCACCTTTCTCAGTTGCAGAaataaggaagccggaaggaaatTCACAGAACGGCGGAGacggaaaaaaaaaagaacaataaaAGCGGACGAGGAAGACGGGGCCTCACCGATGGCGATTAACTCCAGGATGTTGAGTTCCTTGGCGAGCTGCTGCCCCTCCGCGCGGACCCTGTCGGAGTCGGCCGGCTTCCGGCGCATCAGGCTCcggaacccgccgccgccgccgccacccaatgCCATCGAGATCGCTGGGAACCAAGTAACCGGGGCTCGATCACAAGACGGATAAGGGCATCTGGTTCCGCCGACCGATTACGGCGGGAGGCGAGGGGGAGAAAACGACGGGAGTGCTAGAGACGGAGAGAGAGCGCGACGGCTTCGATTTCTGGTGGTGTGTTCTTTTCTCTCTCGGAAGGAGGAGCGGAGAGGAGAGGAGTTCTTATAGTGATCCACCTATAGGAGAGGTTTTACCTCTGCCATTGCGATTTATGCGAGTCCACAAGAGATTCAGTTGCCTGATTCGACTGGGACTGGGGCGGCTCCAGATTCTTGGATTCTATTATCACGGAACAAAATAATAAGAAATTACTTGTACAAGTAGTATTTTTTTGAGGTTTCTTGTACTCCTACAAGTGATTTACAAGGGAGGTAGGAGTAGTAGTATTATATTTCTTTTTGTGAGTAAATACTCAGAAGGGAGTATTACATTTCTTTTTGTGAATAAAGAGGCAAGAAGGCATTAAGTtataaaaatatatatcattgTAAACTTTAAATGTTATACTGTAGTTTTTAATCGTATGATTTGTTTGTTATAAAACTTATATTATATATATCATATCGACGATCCAGAGAGTGATATACATAAGTCATGTTTTTTTAGTACTACCGTATATATGAATTAATATTTTCAATCTGCATAGAAGAATGTGTACGCAATTTTTTAGGATTGTGCATTTAAGTTGCAAGATGTTTTTAATCTTGGTCATAATTTCCAGCCTTTGAAAAAAATCACTTCATTATCTTTCCCTCGGTCACATATAGGCCTATGGTTTGATGTCCTCTCGTGTTTCTCAAAATCCTAGATTCGGCTCCATCTGTCAAAATTCGGCGTCTAGGTTGGGGCAGTTAACCTTCAATACAACTCCACGTCCTCTTAGTTATATGATTGTTGATGTTTTGTACCCATTAGGATGGGAGAGACCGCCTTCACGACCGGTCCCCATGAAAGTAATATTTTTCATTTTGCAGCTATAGGCTAAATAACATACAATTATTGGTGTAACTAAGGTTGTGGCTACTGATAATCTTGTTTGCCCGACTAGTTTTTGCATGTTTCGGTATATTTTAGTTTGCGACTAGATTTGTGTAGTACATTATACCATAACTTCAACTAGCAATCACATATTGAGCCCAAAATCAGGATATTGTAAATttgcacaacaacaaaaaatagaaaagaaggatTCATATCTATTATAGAGGTGCGTCATAAAAGCACcccaaatataataaaaatacaTCAAGGTCCATGGACCACGAACGATCACTACTGCCGCCATAACGAGTCACCGACACGCCACTGTCCCCTACCGGAGCCGTCCTCACCTACCGGAGCCGTCCTGACTTTGTTGATGACATTGGAAAGTCTTCATGCACGTGACCCTAAGGACCAGCATCCTAGAGACAAAGGCGTCGCCACTAAACTCTTAAATTGATCTGAAGGACTTGACATGGAGTTATCTTTCTCGCACAAGGAGAAAACACCAACCTCCACACGCCTCCAAATGATGCCATGAAGCTTTGCCGAAACAAGGGCGAGGGGGGAGTACTTAATCCATTTGATGGTTATGTCATCACTTCCCCACAAGCAATCGGAGAGCAAAACATAACCTGAAAACAAGGCAGTGGCAGCGATCCACCAGTGGAAGAAGATAGCCGCAAGCAGCAACTAGGGTTTTTTCTTTCGATGGATTCTTCCGCAACTACAAAAGTTAGTAGAACAAATGAAAAAAACAAATGATTATTTGTTAGAGGACTTGGACTGTAATACTTACGAATTTTTCCTATGTATGTTTCTCATCTGTAAAGACTTGCTCAACCGTCAATACATACCCTAAGAGCTTGTTCATGTGCTACACGACACGACCAGGCATGGGCGCAATTTGCGTCGCTGGCGAGTACCACATACAGGGGCGGACGCACGTTGTCCTTTCCGGTAGCACAGGACACCGGGTAAAATTTCACTTTGCCTTGTACCTGTATAATACTACAGAGCGTGACACCCCCAAATTTTGTAGAGGGACACCGGATACGATGGTGCGAGCAATATGCGAGGTGAGTTCAATGGGCTGCAGTCTTTAATCATGAGAGAAAATAACACAGCGTATTACGTTCATTGTTTTGCGCACCAACTTCAATTAGTTATTGTGGCTGTTGTACGGAACCACACATGGATTGGGCAATTTTTTGACATGATCTCTGTCTTGTTGAATGTGGTTTGTGGATCTGCAAAGAGAAAGGACATGGTCCGTGAAAAATATAGAGAACAAGTGATTCAAGCTTTAGGTTGTGGGCTACTTAAAAGTGGGACGGGATTAAATCAAGAGCTAGCTCTTCAAAGACCCGGGGACACTAGGTGGAGTTCACAATATAAGACTCTAAAGAGTTTGATTGATTTGTTCCCTACAGTTGTCAAAGTGCTAGAATatgtggaagaagaagacagAGATGGCACAAACAGAAGGCAAGCATGTGGTCTTCTTGTTTATTTCCAGTCATTTGATTTCGTTTTCTACTTGCAGCTTATGTCCACCATACTGATAATTACAAACACATTATCATTGGCTCTACAACGGAAGGATCAGGACAGTGTAAATGCCATTGGTTGTGTTACTTCAACCAAAAACACCTTAACTGAGCTACAGATGAATGGGTGGGAATCTGTCCTAGGTGAAGCATATTCATTTTGTGACAAACATTCCCTTTCCAAGTTACAAATGGAAGATCCATATGTGAATCCTAAGAAGCCACGTCAAAAAACAGGTATTACcaacaagcatcattatcaagtGGATTGTTTCAATGACGTGATTGATTGGTTGCTTCAAGAGCTTGATACTCGCTTCAATGAGAAAAATTCCAAGATCATTATTTGCTCGGCCGCTTTGAGCCCAAAAGAATCATTTCGTGATTTCAATTTGGATAATTTGATGAGTCTCGCTAAACTATATCCAAAAGACTTCGATGATGCAGAACTAAGGGACCTTAGACACCACCTCCTTTTGTATATAAATGATGTCCGAGCAGATGACCGATTCTCTGGTATAAATAATATATGTGAGCTCTCTCAAAAAATGGTGGAGACAAGGAAACATATTTGCTATCCTTTGGTATATCGACTATTAAAGCTAGCACTAGTCTTGCCAGTTGCCACTGCTACAGTTGAGAGATGTTTTTCAGCAATGAGAATTGTGAAAACTTATTTGCGCAACCGCCTTAGTGACGATGCCTTGAAATACAATCTTATTTGTTATGTGGAGAAGGAAGAAATGAGGAAGGTTACCAATGATGTGGTAATTGAGCGCTTTGAGGCCATTGATGAACGTAGGAAACCATTTTAAAGGTAATGGTCTTAACTTACTAATTTAGTTTTAGTACACAATTTTATTAAATATGTTTCTAAGTACTTTTTTCTCTTTGCTTTGTAGGCAATTGAGATCTAGTGTGCATCTTTCCGCTTTCATTTGTAATCTTTTATAGTTTGTAATCTTTGGTACCTTATTACTCACTCTTCCTATGATCAACTATTATTTCAACTGGGCATCCCAGGTCCGATTTCATGTAAGCATTTTCACTTACATCTCAGTATATTTATATTAAATTGGCGTGTTAGTAGACTCCATAATATTGATTGATATAATATTAGAGATGGGACACCCGGTCACTTTTGTTCTGGGTCCGCCCCTGACCACATACACTGTTTATCGCATGATCTTGCAAGCACCGTCTCTCACATATAATCGGTACTGCTTTGTGAAATTTTAGTTTAAGATGTAGACTAGAAgagaacggaggaagtatttGGCAGTACCCCGCAGCAGAGTCCACAGTTTGTTCTCGTTGTTTCCGGTGTATCACTGACAGACAAAACCACGTTCCCGTATGTCTGTGTGTGCATCCAGTGATTGGCTGGGTGTTCCACCTCCATACGGCTCATCATCCATTTTCGTTGGTCTAAAATTCAGATCCCACAAAGAAGGCAATCATCTCTCTCAGACTCTCACATAGGAAGCGATTGGATCGCGCTTGCATGCCGGATCCACATGTTAGGATTGTGTAGCGGCTGACAACATAGAACTGCAGCGCCTCTAGCTTGCCTGTTCAGCAGTAACTGAAACAACTGTCATAAAAAATGAGGAAAATTAAGAGCATTTTACATGGGTAAATTGGCACATCCCAACGAATATCAGGGGATATCCATCTTAACAGCTACTCCTAAGCCCTACCACATAATCAGTTTAAGAGTAGCTTCATAATTGGTTGGCAACCGAGATATCTTATCTGACACGATTCGAGATGTGTAGCTAGAAACAGTTGTTACTTTCTACATTCAGAAACCGACCAGAAGATCGTATCCCTATGTCATCTTATGGCGGTAGGTTCGCACGGTCGTCCGCAAGACACGCGAGAATACTGAACACTCGTGGTTTTGGCGTAGCCGCGTAGCCATTGGAACATAGTTTTTGCCCAGTTGCGGAATCGGTGCTTAGCAATTTGCCAACTAGGAACGTGACTTTCCCTTTTCGTGCCTCCTTGCATCATCATCTTCCATACCGGCCTCATTTTCCAAATCCAGTAGCAACCAAACAAAAGTATGCATGTGGTTCCATTTTAGTGTTGTGATTCTAGTGTCAAATAATGGCTACAAAAACAAGGTGCTACATGACTCATGAATCTTTTAGCCTTATAGGTCTGTATACTATGTGAAATCAATCAGCCTTAGCATCGCATATCAGCTCCCATATAAACAAGAATTACCAACGTTCTTTGCATTACCTTGGCATACAAGCTTAAATTCATACAAATAAGATTACGGTGACCCTTGAAATGCTACTCTACATCTGAGAAAGGGGGCGACAAGAAGTTCTCAACAAGACAATGACAGAATTGTTTCTAATCCATCCACTTAGAAGTCGCATCAGTTCAAGTCCTCTGATGCATGCATCAACTGACGACAAACAATCCATGGATGAACTGCCTAGCATTAGTTGAATTGAGAGGTTAAGTCAACTACAGCCTACATTGATAAACTACCACCCCTACTGCTACCAAGTTTCAATCCGGTCTTCCTACTTATACACACCGTGCACAAAAGCAGCACGCTGAGCTAGCTCAGTCTGTGTCCAATATCAAAGCCACCTGAACAGGCCAGAAGCTTTATCAACTTCCTCGGTTTCTTTGGAAGAGCTCGAGGAGCTCTCAATCGTCTCATCCTCCGATGCATCATCTCGCTCAACCCGCACCCGGTGAGCATTGTCAGCAGCCCATTGGGCAAACTCTGGCGTAGCTGTGTGTTTCATCAGTTCGTTTCTGGTCGATTCCTCGGTGAAATCCTTCCATTCTCTCTTCGAATATTTCCGTGGTTCGATATTGTGGAAGGTGGAGTAGTAGTCTTCATCTTGATTGGGTGCTACCCTTCTTGTAAGTGTTGAGGGGGGTGGACCTGCAAATATAACAGGTAGCTACTTGTCAAATGCTTCAGTGTGTCAAAGTTGACGGGTTTTATAGGTCTGAGTTAATCATGACTGTAAGAACATCCTTAGtttgtagtactccctccatcccatgaaacttgtctcaactttgtctaaatttggatgtacctagacactatttagcatccagatacatctaaattttgacaaagttgagacaagtTTCATAGGACGGGGGGAGTACCAAAAATAAGCAGACATCAACATAAAAATATGTCAAGGTTCTTTATGACAGTTCCAGTTTCCCATAAGAGGTACAGTACATTGGATTCCCAGTTGTACACAGATAATAAAACTGTTTTTACCTCCATTGGCTAAATTGTTCCAACCATACTGTGTGGCTGAACTGGTTGATGTGA contains:
- the LOC124703903 gene encoding cationic amino acid transporter 3, mitochondrial-like, whose amino-acid sequence is MALGGGGGGGFRSLMRRKPADSDRVRAEGQQLAKELNILELIAIGVGSTIGAGVYVLVGTVAREHTGPALTVSFLIAGIAAALSAFCYAELASRCPSAGSAYHYTYVCVGEGVAWLIGWALVLEYTIGGSAVARGISPNLALFFGGPDSLPWILARHQLPWFDVIVDPCAAALVLVVSALLCLGIKESSFVQGIVTTLNACVMLFVIVAGCYIGFQIGWDGYKVTDGYFPYGVNGVLAGSATVFFAYIGFDTVASTAEEVKNPQRDLPLGIGAALSICCLLYMMVSVVIVGIVPYSAMDPDTPISSAFAKHGMQWAMYVVTSGAVLALCSTLMGSLLPQPRILMAMARDGLLPSFFSDVNKQTQVPVKGTIAAGICAAALAFFMDVSQLAGMVSIGTLLAFTIVAVSILILRYVPPDDAPLPSSLQESSHLNQEYDEEKGRDLLGDEICNKSQIKDLIVEESMKDPLLEKKQYTGTMDEMKRRRIAAFSIGSVCLGVLVLTSSASATWLPFLPLCIGCIIGGLLLIASLGILCSIDQDDGRHSFGHAGGFTCPFVPFLPVLCILINTYLLINLGGDAWMRVSIWLLIGVLMYIFYGRTRSSLIDVVYVPVAQVNDCRSSSGFLS